One Candidatus Profftella armatura genomic region harbors:
- a CDS encoding DNA recombination protein RmuC, with translation MNLIMILLIGLILIFQFIYFFLNKKNISKKINEILIQIIYLKNYSQFNQKSILERIKYELHNQIQGGFQNILKELYENSSQLQKKLIDHISNIATLQSNYINNFSNQLIKLNEINTKYIDKIHIKIKSKIKDFKKNNSYQIKEIYKIVNKKLHITLEKHLGESFSVVLDRLERVHKDLEKMQQLATGVSDLKRILTNIKSRGTWGEIQLEVLLEQVLTKKQYSKNVETIPGTGKRVEFAIKLPGLKDNKPVWIPIDSKFPKEQYERLIDSIERSDSNGIIIAEKELERSIRLSAKNISKKYLSPPLTTDFAILFLPTEGLYSEVTRRPGLMDDLQRIFRINIAGPSTLFALLNSLQIGFRTLTLEKHSSEIWKILELIKTEFNKFSEILSTTKITLEKATKNIEQVETRSRQMKRKLKLTENLPIKK, from the coding sequence ATGAATTTAATCATGATATTATTAATTGGATTGATTTTAATTTTTCAATTTATATATTTTTTTTTAAATAAAAAAAATATTTCTAAAAAAATAAATGAAATATTGATTCAAATTATATATTTAAAAAATTACTCACAATTTAATCAAAAATCTATTTTAGAAAGGATTAAATATGAATTACATAATCAAATACAGGGTGGTTTTCAAAATATTTTAAAAGAATTATATGAAAATTCTTCTCAATTACAAAAAAAATTAATAGATCATATTAGCAATATAGCTACTTTACAAAGTAATTATATTAATAATTTTTCTAATCAATTAATTAAATTAAATGAAATTAATACTAAATACATAGATAAAATTCATATAAAAATCAAATCTAAAATTAAGGATTTTAAAAAAAATAATAGTTATCAAATAAAAGAAATATATAAAATAGTTAATAAAAAATTACATATAACTCTAGAAAAACATTTAGGAGAATCATTTAGTGTGGTATTAGATAGGTTAGAAAGGGTACATAAAGATCTTGAAAAAATGCAACAATTAGCGACTGGAGTTAGTGATTTAAAAAGAATATTAACAAATATTAAAAGCAGGGGTACTTGGGGTGAAATTCAATTAGAAGTATTATTAGAGCAAGTATTAACAAAAAAACAATATTCTAAAAATGTAGAAACAATACCAGGCACTGGAAAACGAGTTGAATTTGCTATTAAATTACCTGGATTAAAAGATAATAAACCTGTTTGGATTCCAATTGATTCTAAATTTCCTAAAGAACAATATGAACGTTTAATAGATTCTATAGAGCGATCTGATTCTAATGGAATTATTATAGCTGAAAAAGAATTAGAGCGTTCTATACGTTTATCAGCAAAAAATATTTCAAAAAAATATTTATCACCGCCATTAACAACAGATTTTGCTATTTTATTTTTACCAACAGAAGGACTATATTCCGAAGTAACTCGACGCCCTGGATTAATGGATGATTTACAAAGAATATTTCGTATAAATATAGCTGGTCCTTCTACTTTATTTGCGTTATTAAATAGTTTACAAATAGGTTTTCGTACATTAACTTTGGAAAAACATTCATCTGAAATATGGAAAATTTTAGAATTAATAAAAACTGAATTCAATAAATTTAGTGAAATTTTATCTACAACTAAAATAACTTTAGAAAAAGCAACAAAAAATATTGAACAAGTGGAAACTAGGAGCAGGCAAATGAAAAGAAAATTAAAATTAACTGAAAATTTACCTATAAAAAAATAA
- the greA gene encoding transcription elongation factor GreA, producing MNSTPLTRHGANLLKQELHNLKKYERPYVISQISEARAHGDLSENAEYNAAKERQSFIEGRITDIENKLNNAVIIDPLNLDADGRVVFASTVYLENLETSEKVTYQIVGIDEANIKESKISITSPIARALIGKTSGDIIFFKSPSGLQEYKILKVIYI from the coding sequence ATGAACTCAACTCCATTAACAAGACATGGTGCGAATCTTTTAAAACAAGAATTGCATAACTTAAAAAAATATGAACGTCCATATGTTATTTCTCAAATTTCAGAAGCGCGTGCACACGGTGATTTATCTGAAAATGCTGAATATAATGCTGCTAAAGAACGTCAAAGTTTTATTGAGGGACGTATTACTGATATTGAAAATAAACTTAATAATGCAGTGATTATAGATCCGTTAAATTTAGATGCAGATGGTCGAGTTGTTTTTGCTTCAACTGTTTATTTAGAAAATTTAGAAACAAGTGAAAAAGTAACTTATCAAATAGTTGGTATAGATGAAGCTAATATTAAAGAATCAAAAATATCTATAACCTCTCCAATAGCACGAGCATTAATAGGGAAAACAAGTGGTGATATAATTTTTTTCAAATCTCCATCAGGGTTACAAGAATATAAAATTCTTAAAGTTATTTATATATAA
- a CDS encoding RlmE family RNA methyltransferase, whose protein sequence is MMKNKLDKKWLHNYVNDFYVKLAKKEGYRARSVYKLQEIDAKERLIKPGQIIVDLGSSPGSWSQYIRKKISYNSKNINGTIIALDVLKMKPIPNVNFILGDIRNKCTINNLKKILNGRKLDLILSDIAPNLSGVSVVDSANIEYIINIILEFTQEYIKPSGSILLKCFYGINYKEIFNKFYCVFKSISLKKPKASHKNSSEIFLLGKKLKIKNLN, encoded by the coding sequence ATAATGAAAAATAAATTAGATAAAAAATGGCTACATAACTATGTTAATGATTTTTATGTAAAATTAGCAAAGAAAGAAGGATATAGAGCTCGTTCTGTATATAAATTACAAGAAATTGATGCTAAAGAAAGATTAATTAAACCTGGGCAAATTATTGTTGATTTAGGTAGTTCACCAGGAAGTTGGTCACAATATATAAGAAAAAAAATATCTTATAATAGTAAAAACATTAACGGTACCATTATTGCATTAGATGTATTAAAAATGAAACCAATTCCTAATGTGAATTTTATTTTAGGTGATATACGTAATAAATGTACAATAAATAATTTAAAAAAAATATTAAATGGTCGTAAATTAGATCTTATTTTATCTGATATAGCTCCTAATTTATCTGGTGTTTCTGTTGTTGATTCTGCTAATATTGAATATATTATTAATATAATTTTAGAATTTACTCAAGAATATATTAAACCATCTGGCTCTATATTATTAAAGTGTTTTTATGGAATTAATTATAAAGAAATATTTAATAAATTTTATTGTGTTTTTAAATCTATTTCTTTAAAAAAACCAAAAGCAAGCCATAAAAATTCATCTGAAATATTTTTATTAGGAAAAAAATTAAAAATAAAAAATTTAAATTAA
- the ftsH gene encoding ATP-dependent zinc metalloprotease FtsH, whose protein sequence is MKNIFSKAIIWIVISSMLFFIFKQFNNREITKKVDQIAYSDFILDIKFGRIKDVVIEDRNIFATTKNGKKIKTVTTYLDRGLIGDLLVNNVKFDVKQIENKSSFISQVFISWFPMLLLIGIWVFFMRQIQGGNKGIAFSFGKSKARMLKKNSNTITFSDVAGCDEAKSEVYEIVDFLRDPDKFQKLGGRIPNGVLMIGPPGTGKTLLARAIAGEAKVPFFTISGSDFVEMFVGVGASRVRDMFKNAKKNAPCIIFIDEIDAVGRHRGIGMGGASDEREQTLNQMLVEMDGFEANSGVIVIAATNRADVLDKALLRPGRLDRQVVVGLPDIRGREQILCVHIKKVPIANDVKINILARGTPGFSGADLANLVNEAALFAARNNKNLVEMSDFESAKDKIIMGPERKSTIIREEERRNTAYHESGHAIVAKLLPKSDPVYKVTIMPRGFALGLTWQLPEYDRVNMYKDKILEDIAILFGGRISEEIFMKQISTGACNDFERATKLARLMVTRYGMSKNLGAMVYEDSENDAYFCKMSSKKISEATQQKVDIEIRNILDTQYKLSKKLLENNRDKVDLMAKTLLELETINADQINDIMLGNRS, encoded by the coding sequence GTGAAAAATATATTTTCAAAAGCCATTATATGGATTGTAATTTCATCAATGTTATTTTTTATATTTAAGCAATTTAATAATAGAGAAATAACTAAAAAAGTAGATCAAATTGCTTATTCAGATTTTATATTAGATATTAAATTTGGGCGTATAAAAGATGTAGTAATTGAAGATAGGAATATTTTTGCAACCACAAAAAACGGTAAAAAAATTAAAACTGTAACAACTTATTTGGATAGAGGATTAATAGGGGATCTTTTAGTTAATAATGTAAAATTTGATGTTAAACAAATAGAAAATAAATCTTCTTTTATTTCACAAGTATTTATTTCATGGTTTCCAATGTTATTGTTAATTGGTATTTGGGTGTTTTTTATGCGTCAAATACAAGGAGGGAATAAAGGTATTGCTTTTTCTTTTGGAAAATCAAAAGCACGTATGTTAAAAAAAAACTCTAACACAATTACTTTTTCTGATGTAGCTGGTTGTGATGAAGCTAAATCAGAGGTCTATGAAATAGTTGATTTTTTACGTGATCCAGATAAATTTCAAAAATTAGGAGGTAGAATTCCAAATGGAGTTTTAATGATTGGTCCACCAGGTACTGGTAAAACTTTATTAGCCCGTGCAATCGCTGGTGAGGCTAAAGTACCGTTTTTTACTATATCAGGTTCAGATTTTGTTGAAATGTTTGTTGGTGTTGGCGCATCTCGTGTACGAGATATGTTTAAAAATGCTAAAAAAAATGCGCCTTGTATTATTTTTATTGATGAAATTGATGCGGTAGGCCGTCATAGAGGAATTGGTATGGGAGGCGCAAGTGATGAGCGCGAACAAACATTAAATCAAATGTTAGTTGAAATGGATGGTTTTGAAGCTAATTCTGGGGTGATAGTTATTGCAGCAACTAATAGAGCAGATGTACTTGATAAAGCTTTATTAAGACCAGGACGTTTAGATAGGCAAGTTGTAGTTGGTTTACCTGATATTCGAGGACGCGAACAAATTTTATGTGTTCATATTAAAAAAGTACCTATAGCAAATGATGTTAAGATTAATATCTTAGCACGTGGTACACCCGGTTTTTCTGGTGCTGATTTAGCTAATTTAGTTAATGAAGCTGCTTTATTTGCTGCTCGTAATAATAAAAATTTAGTTGAAATGTCTGATTTTGAAAGCGCTAAAGATAAAATTATTATGGGACCAGAACGTAAATCTACTATAATACGAGAAGAAGAACGACGTAATACTGCGTATCATGAATCTGGTCATGCGATAGTAGCTAAGCTTTTACCAAAATCTGATCCAGTATATAAAGTCACTATTATGCCACGTGGATTTGCTTTAGGATTAACATGGCAATTACCAGAATATGATCGAGTTAATATGTATAAAGATAAAATTTTAGAAGATATTGCAATTTTATTTGGTGGACGAATTTCAGAAGAAATTTTTATGAAACAAATATCAACTGGCGCATGTAATGATTTTGAGCGTGCTACAAAATTAGCTCGTTTAATGGTAACTCGTTATGGAATGTCAAAAAATTTAGGTGCAATGGTATATGAGGATTCTGAAAATGATGCTTACTTTTGTAAGATGTCTTCTAAAAAAATTTCCGAAGCTACGCAACAAAAAGTTGATATTGAAATTCGTAATATTTTAGATACTCAATATAAATTATCGAAAAAATTGTTAGAAAATAATCGTGATAAAGTAGATTTAATGGCAAAAACATTATTAGAATTAGAAACAATTAATGCAGATCAAATTAATGATATTATGTTAGGAAATAGATCCTAA